A region of the Arctopsyche grandis isolate Sample6627 chromosome 10, ASM5162203v2, whole genome shotgun sequence genome:
acgatcacggaacatctggcacccgttCATCGAGAGTTTcccacgcgaactatcatactaacgagagcgCGAGCgacagatattccgtattcgagaTTTTCATGACAATGATTTTCGTGTGCGCGATCCGCGAAAtagtttgtttatatacatatgtacatatttatatggaataaatgttcaaaatgggtttggtgcaaacgatcgaaaagcgccagacagattgaaccaccgATTAaatggatggctgctttaaacgcaattctcgactgtaacctttcgatgtgcacagatgcaattattaaaatggtgattattaaaattgagttgtatctttctggcgagtttttattaattaaataagtaaaaattcggaactaaagtatcagaagcacagaacgtatacagggtaggtatgtcgggacttcgggtagatttcgcttagtgtaagtgcgagcagtgcgcacgcataaggtacacgtgtcgttaatctgtggttcagtctgtctggcgcttttcgatcgtttgcaccgcatcgaaaaaAATACAGGCAACGAAACTTTGATAGTACTCAGAAAACTTCCTGCTTTCCAATGACCCATATAATACATGATGTATGATGTGGTTTTAGGAAAAACATAATGTGTACGCAGAAATACTAATCGAAatgtcattaaaaataatttggctaTCAAAGCGCAAAGTTAGAGGTCAATTGACACTGTATGTACACAtagttgtatatttatttagcaTTTTATCGGGTGAAGGTGGTTCAAGTTTGTCGTGGGCAGACGACACACACACTCATCAGATCAGATTAGACATGAGCATGAGGGGCGATGCTCGCTACGAGGTTGGTGGGTGAAGGTCGACAAATGTGGTTCAACGGACACGAGAGGGGCCTGtctcacctcacctcacctcacctcacctcacctcacctcacctcacccGTCATGTTATACGAAATTTACCTGTTCTGTCGTTGAACCTACTAATACGATTACAAAATCATCTCGATAGGATATTCCAACCCTTAAATTTAACTATAGCTGTTATCGTTATGTAAGAATccttgcattttattttattttgatgaaataatcatcgggaaatatgtatgtcaaatttgttcatacattataacaaaaaaatactttctattttatatttatactagtggttttacccggcttcgctcggtatttgtaatataaaccgcttaaacatggctaatctaatagtaaacattttattaaatttatttgaatagttttattttatttaaatttatttgaatattcatttgtttttttttattaaatttaacgtcacgtattctacgaaccaaaacttacaaatatacatacaaagtctctttcaaaattacatatacatatagtatactagtggttttacccggattcgctcagtgtttctaatataaaccgcttaaacaaatggcaaatctaatagtaaacattttttttgtttttttaataaatttatttgaatcgaaaaaaaataatattcaacgataccAATATCGTCTGtatagaaattttaatttgttctaCGATGTTAtgaattctacgaaccaaacaaacatacaaattctcttccgaaattatacatatattagatatgttccTTTTACGATCTTTAAGATtgatcatcatctacagccattcgccattcattgctggatgaaggcctctccaatacgcttacATTATTTTCtgctttgggcaactctcatccatctcaacccatacatttttctgatttcacccACTcatcttcctttcacccttttacactcTCTTGGGTATCATTCCAAAACTTTTTTCATCCTTTCTTCTAGCAATATCAACTATATCGTCCTATCTTCTAGCTATATCACCACTATATCAACCGCCTTTGTCATACCTCTcactcacgtattccgttttctatttattctcgttatgccaagcatacagcgcttaTTCGAGTGCACTGAACCTTATGCAGTATGTTATCTTATAACtacattaaattttgtttattttcaatgttaaaCGCTAAATAGATATACTAAAATTTTGTCTAAATATTCTTAAGCCCCATTCGGGGTTGCCAggtaaatcaaaaaattaatttaattttgatttttaattcctgcttatatttttttaaattttatatattttatccattaaaatgtttttttcgaGTGAATTAGGGGTCGCGAGcttggttttaataaaaagagGTCGTAACCCAAAAAAAAGTTGGAAAGCTATGGTCTAaccattgttttaattataataaataatcatttaaattatcattattattattatttaaaattcattatattatcTAGTATCCTGTGAGCACATAACTGTGcaatcgcaattcggatcaacggaattaattatttatttttgttggccGATAATatgaacgaagtgatatgccgcgtctgTTTCCACGATATAAGATTCCAAGGgtagaaagagagacggagtatggtgttaacagcgagtacgacgtacacacgcacgcacgcacgcattagacaattattatataagattattttatacactatatttatttatttgtcagATTCGACAAAATTCTTGTATGTTTATATTGGAATTAATTTCCCTTACATTTTTGAATCTGAAAGTCAAATTTTTATCACcaaattatatagaaaaaaaccgaaatttgaaatataaatcgaTATCTATTCATaacgaaatataaataattttcacggcaatgaatacattaatttatcaaaaatttaactCAATTAGATATACAAAGAAGGTTCTATTATAATCTTTcaaaatactaaaaattatttatatgttaaatttaatatgtaatatttgattGAAAGTATACATAAACATTCACTCACGATTAGCACGCACTAATAATAATCACAATATAAACATTGaactaataaaaatcacaaacaATCCTTCGTACGATAGATAAGATCAACACATCCAAGGCTCATCTGAACCGAAAAATCTTTTTAACCCTTACACCGTTTCGTTCGCCGCAACACTGATCGATTTTCGACCGGGCGTTCGAGCCGGTCGATAACAGCGGCTTGCACAATCGGTTGGCATTGAAGTGTCAGTGGCACTGAAACACTACACACAAAATGAGGCAGAGCTGGTGGAGGAGATGACCTCAAAGCTTGGCAGCAGATTGGATGGCAGGAAACCGTAGTAGGAACAGTTTCCTAGTACATCTTGCACGCCCATATATAAACGCGGGCTTCCTATATGCACCGACACATTTCACCACAAGTGCACACCAAAAATACACCAGTCAATCATAACAGTGTAACCacataatacaaatatcaacAATACATCACACGTGCTACCGACTCAAATACGTTCAAATCAGTTGAAAGGCGCGAAAATGTTCAAGTTTGCGTTGGTTGTAGTGTGCGCGTTGATGGCGAGACAAGTGCAATCTGTGATCAATCGTAAGACTTTATCCGGTTTTTGTTGGTGCTTAGATTTAATTTGGATTTCTGATGAGTGTTTTTTGAATTGTAGTGTCAGATATGTCCTGTGGAAGCAGACGTTCAGGCAGGATCATAGGTGGGAGTAATGCAGCCAGGGGTGAATTTCCCTGGTTGGTTTCCCTGACTAGAAGAGGTGGACATTATTGCGGTGCTACTGTTCTGTCTCGTCGTTGGTTGTTGACAGCTGCTCATTGTGTTTGCAGGTAAGTTATAGTCACGAATAAATAGTGTCAAGCTTAGATGGAAAGCTTTAAGCATCCAAAGCATCTATCTTGAACTTCAAATTTTAAAGTTTGAGGAATCAATCGTTGTCTGATGAGTATTGGGTATATTCAAATCGACTTCATTATGCAGCACAGCACTTTGCTAGCGCAAATTAATTGGCATTATTTGATTTGGAAACTACTTAAAATCAAAATGCTTCATTCTGGGACACTCTGTTCGTATTCCAATTATAAAAACTTATAAATACTACGGATATACCAAATTTAGTAGTAATTGGGTTTTTGCATTTGATCTAACACATATTTGAAAAACTTCTGAAACGTGACATTTGGAACTTAATAGTTTTAATCTTTAATCTTCCAAACGCCTTTAAACTCAATACATTGAAATCAATTTAGTATTAGACTCGTGTTTCTGAGATCTCTCAGACTGTAATATCTTAAATGAACAATCTGAGAGATCTTGGAGTAAAGAAGTAACTAATAACAAGTATATACACACCATATTAGCCTCATTTAATTGAATGAGATATTCTTAAACAAGTCATATCCAAAAATTAATCTGAACACTTCCAATTTCAGTGGAACAAATGAGCTATTGAAACCGGGTCAAATACGAGTAACTCTCGGCGAGCATGACCTAACCAGAGCTGAAGAACCAAAATCCAAAGATGTGAGATTAAGTCAAATAATTCCTCATCCAAGACATAAATGCGGACGATCCAGTGATGACTTGGCTTTAATTCGTCTAGCTGAAGACATAGTCTGGTCTGAAAGCGTAACACCAGCTTGCTTACCAGATGGACCTAACGGAAACACCTACACAGACTTTTCCGGAAGACTTGCTGTCGTAGCCGGATGGGGATGGCTCGGAGAAGTCAACTCAAACGGTAGAAGAGCTTGAATATACTAATTTCAAACCAATGTTTGAATCagcattaattcaatttttgtttttaggaGGTCGTGCTAGTATTTTACAAAAAGTCGAAGTGAACGTTCTGGGTAACAACGTGTGCCAAGATTGGTACAGCTCTCAGGGCAAGAAGACAAAGATTAATCCAGGGCAAATGTGCGCTGGTGAAGAACAAGGGGGCAAGGATTCTTGCTGGGTAAGTATTTCGTATTACGCAACACGATCTAAGCGCATAACCGGCGTAATAATACGCACTAAGCATACTAATGAGCGCTAAGGTCAATAGATCACCTGTTTGTCACATTATGGCCAATGTCATGTTGAATTACTTAATTGTTATGCGTGTATTGAAATGGATTATGTTGCAGGCCGACAGCGGAGGTCCTCTCATGTCTTCGGATGGTTCTAATTCTATGGTTATTGGAGTAGTTTCCACTGGAATTGGATGTGGAAGACCAAGACTGCCAGGATTGTACACCCGCATATCAGAGTATATGGATTGGGTACAAGAAATAGTtagattaaattgatttttttttaatgaaagtgaAAGAGTCTAGTCAAGAGTtaccattttttatttgtattgattaataataaaatagccAAATTCTGTGATATTATACTATtctatttgattatttattaaataattttattatcaaatcattggttatttttattatgtttttcctatcgacacctatgtatacatacatactcatacatatttacaagtaCAAGGGCTTATGATTACATCACTTAGATGTCAATGTCAACGACGTAATTCGTTCAACTACATATGGTAAATACAAAACTGCACATCCATAGGATGAGCTAGGAACAGTCGAAAGTGAGTTTCAATATGATGATATTCATAAAAGTCAAACTTAAATTTTTTACCATTCCTAGCACACCCTGTTGATGTGATCCACCATAATGCTATAGAAATCTTTGCTAAAGGCCTCAAACATTATAATCTACTAATTTAATCACTGAATTAAAATGCTTTCaataagaaaaaattattaaaacacatGAAACTATGGAAGAAAAAGATcattgaaaatgtaaaaaatatcactGCTTCTCTTTGatccattttaaaaatttgtcttCAGATGCCTTCATAACAACCATGAGCTTCTGTCCAGAACTTCCATCTAGCTCGTCTTCCAAAGCATACAAAGCCTTCTTCAAACAATCCTTTAGCTCGTctaatgttttcaaattttctttcTTGTCTACTAACTTTTTACTATCAACGTCCCTCTTCATAATTTCAAACTTAGCCTGGAACAACTCATGGAACAGCACTCCAGTATACAGACACAAGCGAGAATTTCCAGGATCTAACGCAGTCGTAATATCAATCAACTCCTGGCACATGATAGCCTTCTTTTCGAGATCTTCCAACTTCATCTCATGGTGCAGATATCCATTTTGATATCCGTAAAGTTGAACTAAGGAATGCTTCATCGAGTATACATGATAGTGATGAGGATGTAGGAACGTGGAAAGTTTTTCCAAAAAGTTCTCCATCTGTTGAATGTTTGCTCGTCCGATTTGTATATTCTCAACATCTTCGCCTAATTTAGAAACTAAGAAAGATATCTCTGATGATTTCACACTAACCGGACATTTATCACAGCTCCATTCTGATGTATCATCGCATGGATCATCCGGTAGTTGATATCCTCCGCACGGTTCTGTTCCAGTTCCTATGCATTTCATAGTGCTAAGATATGTACCCAATTCCGTAGGATCCTTGCATCTCTTGCAGAAGCAAGAGAAATATTTCGTCTCCTTGAGATGATCCCTCCTTGCTTGGGTACCCCAAAGTGCGTGGCTATACATTGTAGTTATATTTTCACCTTTGGCAATAGGAACAACCGCTTTTACTTTAATTCTATACTGAGAACTTTCATCTGTGCTCGTGAGATTGAAACAATGCTTTGTATTAGGTATACAACTATGTTCCATCATACAGGCAGTGGCATAAAGGGCACTAATTTCGCACCCGTTATTTAAGTTGACATCTAAAGCATTTACGTCAATTATACCGCAAATTTTGTGGATCAAGTCATCAGATATGTCAGGAACTAGATTGGTCTTTAGTTCATTTTCCACAGATCGTAGAGGATATAAAAAGTTGTTTTCTAAATATTTCGCTATTAGTGCATCCGTTTctctaaaaaaatatcaaaatatattaacacaAGTGAAGATTATGCATATTAGTAGATTAATTTTAGTGGGTGAATTTGAAAGTGCTTTTGAAAATGTtctgtcatttttttttcaattatatcaaatatgagATAAACTTGGTTATAAATTAGAGACGGCAAATTTAAAGATCGGAATTGTCTAAAGTATTAGTTTAATCCTCtccttaaatattattatatcaagTCATCGAACACTCAATATTAATATTGGTccaataaattatattgaattttttatgagaaaatataatatatattttttacaaaaaattgccatcctcattaaatatttttttacattattattatttaaaacacacAAAATTGTGAAGATATCAAGAGACAAGTTGTTCCAAGTGAATATTAAGAAATcgttatataaaaatcaaaaacggcACAATAGTATGCTGCCACATCTGGTTGATGAATTGTGACAGCTCcttatgaataattaaatataaatgtataataaattgtattattgcggttataaaaattatataaataaattaatatgtagatattatagaTACAAATAGGAAAACCAATAACATCACAAAAGTAAACTGTCAACTCCGGTTTACCTTAAAACTTGGATTCTCGCTCAACACATCATGATCAAGTCCATTTATTTCAATGATTTTAACAGGTCATTTGTCAAAATCTATATCCATAAAACAGACCATATCGTGATGCGTGGGGTACAAAACCAATTTAAACATATTAAATTCAGTTTCGTAactgtaataatattcaaacactgacagtacatacatacaaataaacacAGACATCTgcacaatttatttttcacaaccGTAGACGATACCTGTCGATTTTCAACAACTACATAAACTAATAAGTAGCACAATGGAATATCCTCGAACGCAGCAAATCATCATGTGACGTCGTCTCTGcacaatataaaatgtaaaaatcacTATGCTTTGAATACTACTATTGTAATTCTAAACAATGTAACCTGTAAATTTCAGTATCTGGTCCTCTATCCTCAATGTGAGACTGAAGTTCcataattttcttatatttctttTGAAACTTAGTCTGTGAAATCAGACATCTCAATGCGAATAGAGCATCATgtctgaaaaaaatcaaattccattcaatattcattattttaacaCTGCAAATATTAGTTATAAAATTCAAACTACCTGTAATAATCACCCATGTCTGAAACGGCACATCCAGGCCTCAAACTTAACACGACACATTCGAGCCCATGATGTCTGTGATCCTTTAAACCTTGACAGTGACCTGAACATATGGGCCAACCACAACTGAAACATGTTAAAATCCCATAAAGTATacgaaaccaaaaaaaaaaaaaaacagactcGTCTTCACTTAATCAATGATGATGAAAATGGCGATTATTTCCAAAggctcatttttaaatttttaacggATGTATTTCAGTAAAGTCACCTGGCACATCGCTCTCCTACGTCAAGATTGACAGGTTTGTAGCAGCCAACGCACGGAGCTATCCTTTCTGGGTCATACAATGCTTTCGGTCCCCAGATGAGGGGTGTTTCCGTGATGACGATATCGCCAGGGTTCAGGTCTCGGGATGCTACCAAGTAGCGTCCCAATTTTTCTGACGTTCTTATCTGAAACCACGTGCGTGATCGTTGATCTAAATATAATGAAACACGTTGATGGGATCTGTGCCAAAATACGTTTGAAGATTGGCACTAATACCACGTGTCACTTGACATGATACATTTAAAGTTCAATCCAATCAGATTTGCCCTTTAGTTGTTATGACAGATATCCAATAATATAGGTATACTGGACTTtcttctaaatttaatttaagtacCTCCTTAATCTAAATTGGGTCGGCGTATTATgatattgtttaatatattgTTATGATATAAAAACGAATTGATTGCTTGAATCAAtaggttttaaaataaaagaagtattataaatactaatgaaaaaaaactttttgaaataaaattatttgaatcaaaGCTATATTAAGTTAGTGGAATACAATATCTAAAATTAtgcataatataaaaagtacacAAATAATTATCTCGCTCTTCGGTTAATAATTTCTGGTGGAACACTTTTTCCGTATATTTTTAATCGTTCTGCTTAGATACTCAAAAAGAAACTCAAACAAATGCAACGTCTAATTCCGAAAATTAAAATCtagattataattttaataactacataattataacatacataattacacaATAATTACAACCTATGACCCGCGGGTCACTAATTGActcatttgaaaatttcaagTAACCCACTTGAGTTAACCGTTTAAAGCTAGAGTTTTTGTCAAGTTAAAGTa
Encoded here:
- the LOC143917722 gene encoding trypsin-1-like — protein: MARQVQSVINLSDMSCGSRRSGRIIGGSNAARGEFPWLVSLTRRGGHYCGATVLSRRWLLTAAHCVCSGTNELLKPGQIRVTLGEHDLTRAEEPKSKDVRLSQIIPHPRHKCGRSSDDLALIRLAEDIVWSESVTPACLPDGPNGNTYTDFSGRLAVVAGWGWLGEVNSNGGRASILQKVEVNVLGNNVCQDWYSSQGKKTKINPGQMCAGEEQGGKDSCWADSGGPLMSSDGSNSMVIGVVSTGIGCGRPRLPGLYTRISEYMDWVQEIVRLN
- the SmydA-5 gene encoding SET and MYND domain containing, arthropod-specific, member 5; translated protein: MVGEKEVRAMCPVCSSAAVFRCTSCKEVSYCSKEHQKMDWKQHKNSCKAYEIRTSEKLGRYLVASRDLNPGDIVITETPLIWGPKALYDPERIAPCVGCYKPVNLDVGERCASCGWPICSGHCQGLKDHRHHGLECVVLSLRPGCAVSDMGDYYRHDALFALRCLISQTKFQKKYKKIMELQSHIEDRGPDTEIYRETDALIAKYLENNFLYPLRSVENELKTNLVPDISDDLIHKICGIIDVNALDVNLNNGCEISALYATACMMEHSCIPNTKHCFNLTSTDESSQYRIKVKAVVPIAKGENITTMYSHALWGTQARRDHLKETKYFSCFCKRCKDPTELGTYLSTMKCIGTGTEPCGGYQLPDDPCDDTSEWSCDKCPVSVKSSEISFLVSKLGEDVENIQIGRANIQQMENFLEKLSTFLHPHHYHVYSMKHSLVQLYGYQNGYLHHEMKLEDLEKKAIMCQELIDITTALDPGNSRLCLYTGVLFHELFQAKFEIMKRDVDSKKLVDKKENLKTLDELKDCLKKALYALEDELDGSSGQKLMVVMKASEDKFLKWIKEKQ